The proteins below are encoded in one region of Fibrobacter sp.:
- a CDS encoding SPOR domain-containing protein translates to MSMKFWNVRKVSIVLLSAFAASAFAQTAAQGSATVPTLADAHKAYVAGNWKEAADAYEVACPKEPDSLRAECYLWDILALSQTGNSKLFKVAGHRLDSLINTTSPEKQIYSEMLLTKAQFMLYMGKNARAAEILIQAIDNSKPEQAVVLQKVCSAVLSRAPHQDLDTKCKSVKDSSLYKTAQAKPAQASPAAVPEPKPVAAAPATPAKPVAPAPVVEPTPTPAQKAATEPKPTPKPETKIPDGAPYWTLQLGAFGVEANAKLLAENMQKQGLESRIETRIGETRTLFLVQTGKFPTKEAAMDFGAQKLAPLKMDFQAVQKK, encoded by the coding sequence ATGAGTATGAAGTTTTGGAATGTTCGTAAGGTGTCGATTGTTTTGCTTTCTGCTTTTGCAGCAAGCGCATTTGCACAGACGGCGGCGCAGGGTAGCGCGACCGTCCCGACCCTTGCAGACGCACACAAGGCCTACGTTGCAGGAAACTGGAAAGAAGCTGCAGACGCCTACGAGGTTGCATGTCCCAAGGAACCGGATTCCCTGCGTGCCGAATGCTACCTGTGGGACATTCTCGCCCTATCCCAGACCGGGAACTCAAAACTCTTCAAAGTGGCGGGGCACCGCCTGGACAGTCTCATCAACACCACCTCTCCCGAAAAGCAGATCTATTCCGAAATGCTCCTCACCAAGGCACAGTTCATGCTGTACATGGGCAAGAATGCCAGGGCCGCCGAAATCCTGATTCAGGCCATCGACAATTCCAAACCGGAGCAGGCGGTAGTGCTGCAGAAGGTCTGTTCCGCAGTACTTTCCCGCGCACCGCACCAAGATTTAGACACCAAGTGCAAGTCCGTAAAAGATTCCAGCCTGTACAAGACAGCACAGGCTAAACCCGCGCAAGCCTCCCCAGCGGCAGTTCCCGAACCCAAACCCGTCGCAGCAGCACCTGCGACACCCGCAAAACCGGTCGCACCTGCCCCCGTGGTCGAGCCTACTCCAACTCCTGCCCAAAAAGCCGCAACCGAACCAAAACCCACTCCGAAGCCCGAAACCAAGATTCCTGACGGCGCTCCCTACTGGACATTGCAGCTGGGGGCCTTCGGTGTGGAGGCCAACGCAAAGCTTTTGGCGGAAAACATGCAAAAGCAGGGGCTCGAAAGCCGTATCGAGACCCGAATCGGCGAAACCCGCACGCTGTTCCTGGTCCAAACCGGGAAATTCCCGACCAAAGAGGCAGCCATGGACTTCGGGGCTCAAAAACTCGCCCCCCTGAAGATGGATTTCCAGGCGGTCCAGAAAAAATGA
- the miaB gene encoding tRNA (N6-isopentenyl adenosine(37)-C2)-methylthiotransferase MiaB, with translation MKKYHLATYGCQMNEYDSAMIAQELDMCGCLETSNQEDADFIIVNTCSVREKAEETAIANISKLKYLNKKNPDVKVVVCGCMAKNRGPELLKRLPNVSYIVGPDQYKKIPELLLGDAKSPLHLTHHKMFIDEDLSENYLGEYAKLQNDFTTFVAIQRGCNKRCSYCIVPYLRGPEKYRDMEDVLAEVRKAADKGITEVTLLGQTVNAYKTEGGNFADLLTKVSEIGGIRRIRFTSPHPRHYTNELIDVLLNNPKVCHYAHIPIQSGSDAMLKKMRRQHNMEQYLSIIEQLRSHDPFYGISTDVICGFVGETEEDFEQTLKAFETCQFDSAFMFIYSPRKGTESYKEAETLTEAEKQERHTRLVELQNAITLKRNQMMLGRTEELLVEKNSVRDETELRGRTDNFKKVVFKPEEGQIVKPGDYVKVKLDDIRGWTIRGKLV, from the coding sequence ATGAAAAAATACCACTTGGCCACATACGGCTGCCAGATGAACGAGTATGACTCGGCGATGATTGCCCAGGAACTCGACATGTGCGGTTGCCTTGAGACGAGCAACCAGGAAGATGCCGACTTTATCATCGTGAACACCTGCAGCGTGCGCGAAAAGGCCGAGGAAACCGCCATCGCGAACATCAGCAAGCTCAAGTACCTGAACAAGAAGAACCCCGACGTGAAGGTGGTCGTTTGCGGCTGCATGGCGAAGAATCGCGGGCCGGAACTTTTGAAGCGCCTGCCTAACGTGAGCTACATCGTGGGCCCGGACCAGTACAAGAAAATTCCGGAGCTGTTGCTGGGCGATGCCAAAAGTCCCTTGCATCTGACGCACCACAAGATGTTCATCGACGAGGACCTGAGCGAGAACTACCTGGGCGAATACGCGAAGCTCCAGAACGACTTCACCACCTTCGTCGCCATCCAGCGCGGGTGCAACAAGCGCTGCAGCTACTGTATTGTGCCGTATCTGCGCGGGCCGGAAAAGTACCGCGACATGGAAGATGTTCTTGCCGAAGTCCGCAAGGCGGCCGACAAGGGCATTACCGAGGTGACGCTGCTGGGCCAGACGGTGAACGCCTACAAGACGGAAGGCGGCAATTTTGCGGACCTGCTTACGAAGGTTTCTGAAATCGGTGGCATCCGCCGCATCCGCTTTACGAGCCCACACCCGAGGCACTACACGAACGAGCTCATCGACGTGCTGCTGAACAATCCGAAGGTCTGCCACTATGCGCACATCCCTATCCAAAGCGGTTCCGACGCCATGCTCAAGAAGATGCGCCGCCAGCACAACATGGAGCAGTACCTCTCGATTATCGAGCAGTTGCGGAGCCACGACCCGTTCTACGGGATTTCGACGGACGTGATTTGTGGTTTCGTGGGCGAAACGGAAGAGGATTTCGAGCAGACGCTCAAGGCTTTTGAAACGTGCCAGTTCGACTCCGCCTTCATGTTCATCTACAGCCCGCGCAAGGGCACGGAATCGTACAAGGAAGCGGAGACTCTCACCGAGGCCGAAAAGCAGGAGCGCCACACGCGCCTGGTAGAACTGCAGAACGCCATCACGCTCAAGAGGAACCAGATGATGCTCGGCCGCACCGAGGAACTGCTGGTAGAAAAGAACTCCGTGCGCGACGAGACGGAACTGCGCGGCCGCACCGACAACTTCAAGAAGGTGGTGTTCAAACCGGAAGAAGGCCAGATTGTGAAGCCCGGCGACTACGTGAAGGTGAAGCTGGACGACATCCGCGGGTGGACGATTAGAGGGAAATTGGTGTGA
- a CDS encoding energy transducer TonB, with the protein MAKLFSKCLGKIVLMAAAVLWAGCDDSERNDGSAKQDSLKLKRSAKVFVAKAVADPGTMDSVISAGLLYGSPGGNLLEERGVAIVPAKSEIILSENSSLDSEKILKIICERIDGYLLHRYNTYLVRTYRFYQRLFNGEIILRLTIAANGSVEKIQIVSSTTGYEEFDESIQRAVSRWKFPKVKSGETVATFPIRFYEYAVTFPSLQSK; encoded by the coding sequence ATGGCTAAACTTTTTAGCAAATGCCTTGGAAAGATTGTCCTGATGGCCGCAGCGGTACTGTGGGCCGGTTGTGACGATTCCGAAAGGAATGATGGTTCTGCCAAGCAGGATAGTTTAAAATTAAAACGTTCTGCTAAAGTTTTTGTGGCGAAGGCCGTCGCGGACCCTGGAACAATGGATAGTGTTATATCGGCAGGCTTGCTTTATGGTTCTCCTGGAGGAAACTTGCTAGAGGAACGGGGGGTGGCAATTGTTCCGGCTAAAAGTGAAATTATCCTTTCGGAGAATAGTTCCCTTGATAGTGAAAAAATATTAAAGATTATTTGTGAAAGGATTGATGGGTATTTACTACATCGTTATAATACTTATCTTGTCCGTACTTATCGTTTTTATCAGCGATTGTTTAATGGTGAAATAATTTTAAGGTTGACTATTGCTGCGAATGGTTCGGTTGAAAAAATCCAAATTGTATCTTCAACAACGGGTTATGAGGAGTTTGATGAAAGTATTCAAAGAGCTGTAAGTCGCTGGAAATTCCCGAAGGTAAAATCTGGCGAGACTGTTGCGACGTTCCCAATCAGGTTTTACGAGTATGCGGTGACTTTCCCCTCGTTACAGTCTAAATAA
- a CDS encoding HAD-IA family hydrolase, whose amino-acid sequence MLQKKSLIVFDLDGTLFNTLGDLAVAVNFALRHFGLPEHDEQRVRTFIGNGSVKLIERSMGVAALPENIARTGITIEMVHKVYSDFYWEHCTERTLPNPGVVEFLRSTTARVAMLTNKPERPTFKLLEHFHLRDRFEFVLCGDTTPERKPSPAGLLKIMESAGVSPAETVMVGDDQPDILAARNAGVDCVTLFCGFGKPVNLLPLKPENIVQSYEELWTLLKNITENG is encoded by the coding sequence ATGCTCCAAAAGAAATCCCTCATCGTGTTTGACCTGGACGGCACGCTGTTCAATACTCTCGGCGACCTTGCCGTGGCGGTGAATTTTGCGCTGCGCCATTTCGGGCTTCCGGAACATGACGAACAGCGGGTGCGGACCTTTATCGGGAACGGCTCCGTGAAGCTGATTGAGCGGAGTATGGGGGTGGCGGCCCTCCCGGAAAACATTGCCCGCACGGGCATTACCATCGAAATGGTTCACAAGGTCTATTCGGATTTTTACTGGGAACACTGCACCGAGCGCACGCTCCCGAATCCGGGCGTTGTCGAATTCTTGCGCAGTACGACTGCCCGCGTGGCCATGCTTACCAACAAGCCGGAGCGCCCGACATTCAAGTTGCTGGAGCATTTCCACCTTCGCGACCGCTTTGAATTCGTACTCTGCGGCGACACCACGCCCGAACGCAAGCCGAGCCCCGCGGGTCTCTTGAAAATCATGGAATCCGCAGGGGTCTCTCCCGCCGAAACGGTCATGGTGGGTGACGACCAGCCCGACATTCTGGCCGCCCGCAATGCCGGCGTTGACTGCGTTACGTTGTTCTGTGGGTTCGGAAAGCCGGTGAACTTGCTTCCGCTAAAGCCAGAAAACATTGTCCAGAGCTACGAAGAACTCTGGACGCTTCTAAAAAATATTACCGAAAACGGCTAG
- a CDS encoding methylated-DNA--[protein]-cysteine S-methyltransferase — MNFDDSRFIQVHHRNVWGEWTFVFDGIKLCGLKFQGGKTASSLKACAYAEPEAVGKVRGRNAQVYQQARRELNLYLAGKIKKFTIPIKIYGTEFQTKVLEATRNIPYGETRTYKEIAEAVGHPHAERSVGNALHGNPLQVVVPCHRVVSRHKGIGGYALGTDLKRKLLCMENAIQNELDLE; from the coding sequence GTGAATTTCGACGATTCCAGATTTATTCAGGTCCACCACCGCAACGTGTGGGGCGAGTGGACTTTTGTCTTTGACGGAATCAAGCTCTGCGGCCTCAAATTCCAGGGCGGAAAAACGGCCAGCAGTCTCAAGGCCTGCGCCTATGCCGAACCCGAGGCGGTCGGAAAGGTCCGCGGGAGAAACGCCCAGGTCTATCAGCAGGCCAGGCGGGAACTGAACCTCTACCTGGCCGGGAAAATCAAGAAATTCACCATTCCCATAAAAATTTACGGCACAGAGTTCCAGACGAAGGTGCTGGAAGCGACGCGGAACATTCCCTACGGGGAGACGCGAACCTACAAGGAAATTGCCGAAGCCGTCGGACACCCCCATGCAGAACGCTCCGTCGGGAACGCCCTCCACGGGAACCCTCTGCAGGTGGTTGTTCCTTGCCATCGGGTCGTGAGCCGCCACAAAGGAATCGGCGGTTACGCCCTCGGCACAGACCTGAAACGTAAACTACTTTGTATGGAAAACGCCATACAGAACGAATTGGACCTGGAATAA
- a CDS encoding peptidylprolyl isomerase, translated as MRSFKLISRGMAAVLLMAAVASAQLMNGKSFDVIRVEKVGISGGKIDSLAQMLGAQQFRGKKLTDEMMTQLRYAVIDNLVGQELVKLECKKQGIKVSAAKVDSVSALFKAQFPSDAAFQAELKKSNTTMAQFKEKIEDQLKSEVLLEKKVPYPAEPTEKQRQAFWELNKSKASINDTVSGARIFVSTKGKKAQEISDAKDMLKGLAAQVRSKKATFAQLAAIYSDDPEAKKTGGVMNKFIAKSKGDAYVKAIAKMNVGDISDIITEKDGISIFMLTEKNDGKYESYKHQIDYILRVQAEQDRQMQLKAYLDGLGKVYKVQYLDKKYTPPEAIGAK; from the coding sequence ATGCGTTCTTTTAAGTTGATTTCTCGTGGTATGGCCGCAGTCCTGCTTATGGCTGCCGTGGCCTCTGCCCAGTTGATGAATGGCAAGAGCTTTGACGTGATTCGCGTGGAAAAGGTGGGCATTTCGGGTGGCAAGATCGATAGCCTTGCCCAGATGCTGGGTGCCCAGCAGTTCCGTGGCAAGAAACTGACTGACGAGATGATGACCCAGCTGCGCTATGCGGTAATCGACAACCTGGTTGGCCAGGAACTGGTCAAGCTGGAATGCAAAAAGCAGGGAATTAAGGTCTCTGCCGCCAAGGTGGACAGTGTTTCTGCCCTTTTCAAGGCGCAGTTCCCTAGCGATGCCGCCTTCCAGGCCGAACTGAAAAAGTCCAACACCACCATGGCCCAGTTCAAAGAAAAGATCGAAGACCAGCTGAAGAGCGAAGTCTTGCTTGAAAAGAAGGTGCCTTATCCGGCAGAACCCACCGAAAAGCAGCGCCAGGCTTTCTGGGAACTGAACAAGTCCAAGGCCTCCATTAACGATACCGTGAGCGGCGCCCGCATCTTTGTGAGCACCAAGGGCAAGAAGGCCCAGGAAATTAGCGATGCCAAGGATATGCTAAAGGGACTTGCCGCCCAGGTCCGTAGCAAGAAGGCCACCTTTGCCCAGCTGGCCGCCATTTATAGCGACGACCCCGAAGCCAAGAAGACCGGCGGTGTCATGAACAAGTTTATTGCCAAGTCCAAGGGAGATGCCTACGTGAAGGCCATTGCCAAGATGAACGTGGGTGACATTTCCGACATCATCACCGAAAAAGACGGCATCAGCATCTTCATGCTGACCGAGAAGAATGACGGCAAGTACGAAAGCTACAAGCACCAGATTGACTACATTCTGCGGGTGCAGGCCGAACAGGACCGCCAGATGCAGCTGAAGGCCTATCTGGACGGACTTGGAAAGGTTTACAAGGTCCAGTACCTGGACAAGAAGTACACTCCTCCCGAGGCCATCGGAGCGAAGTAG
- the prfB gene encoding peptide chain release factor 2 (programmed frameshift), translating to MFQTTHTGLIELRSRIDKLWGYLDLEAKTEELYVLEKDSSDPNLWNDQEKAQSMMKKIGNLRSLLDGWKEVSQTCNDLAELYEMSKDENSAELTASIEADVAALKARIEEMEFKKMLNGPDDACSCLMSIHPGAGGTESQDWALMLFRMYTHFFEREKMDFKVVDFQEAEDAGLKSATIEVTCENAYGLLRSEIGVHRLVRISPFDANARRHTSFTAVYLYPEHEDVDFDLDMSDVRVDTYRSSGAGGQYINKTDSAVRMTHLPTGIMASCQTERSQIQNRETCYKMLKTMVAEHYRLEEEAKRDARMAEKKKVEWGSQIRSYVLQPYQLVKDLRTGVETSDTAGVLDGKIKPFINAYLLSTSEKQGS from the exons ATGTTCCAAACTACACACACCGGGCTTATTGAACTGCGCTCCCGCATAGACAAGCTCTGGGGGTATCTT GACTTAGAGGCAAAGACCGAAGAGCTTTATGTGCTGGAAAAGGATTCCAGCGACCCGAACCTCTGGAACGACCAGGAAAAAGCACAGTCCATGATGAAAAAAATAGGGAACCTGCGTTCCCTGTTGGACGGCTGGAAAGAAGTTTCCCAGACCTGCAACGACCTGGCCGAGCTTTACGAAATGTCCAAGGACGAAAACTCCGCCGAGCTTACGGCTAGCATCGAGGCGGACGTTGCCGCCCTGAAGGCCCGCATCGAGGAGATGGAATTCAAGAAGATGCTGAACGGGCCCGACGACGCCTGCAGCTGCCTCATGTCTATACATCCGGGCGCAGGCGGTACCGAGTCGCAAGACTGGGCCTTGATGCTGTTCCGCATGTACACCCACTTCTTTGAGCGGGAAAAGATGGACTTCAAGGTGGTGGACTTTCAGGAGGCCGAAGACGCGGGCCTCAAGAGTGCCACCATCGAGGTGACCTGCGAAAACGCTTACGGACTGTTGCGTTCTGAAATTGGCGTGCACCGCCTGGTGCGAATCAGTCCCTTCGACGCCAACGCGCGCCGCCACACCAGCTTTACCGCCGTGTACCTTTACCCTGAACACGAAGACGTGGACTTTGATTTGGACATGTCGGATGTGCGTGTGGACACCTACCGCAGTAGCGGAGCCGGTGGCCAGTACATCAACAAGACGGATTCCGCCGTGCGCATGACCCACTTGCCTACGGGCATTATGGCCAGCTGCCAGACGGAACGCAGCCAGATCCAGAACCGGGAGACCTGCTACAAGATGCTCAAGACCATGGTGGCCGAACACTACCGCCTTGAAGAAGAAGCCAAGCGGGATGCCCGCATGGCCGAAAAGAAAAAGGTGGAGTGGGGAAGCCAGATCAGGAGCTACGTGCTGCAGCCCTACCAGCTGGTGAAGGACCTCCGCACCGGAGTGGAAACGTCGGATACCGCCGGCGTGCTGGACGGAAAGATCAAGCCTTTTATCAACGCCTACCTGCTCAGCACCAGCGAGAAGCAGGGGTCTTAG
- the typA gene encoding translational GTPase TypA: MDQSKIRNVAIIAHVDHGKTTLVDQLLKQCGTFHEGEEVNERVMDSDNLERERGITILSKNTSVMYKGYRVNIVDTPGHADFGGQVERVLGTVDGVLLVVDAFEGPMAQTRFVTQKALELGLIPIVVVNKIDRDGCNPHGALDKVFDLFCELDANEEQLDFDKVFGSGRKGICKAEMEDPDGDFSILMDKIIERIPAPKGDPTAEPLLQIASLEYSTFLGRLAVGRVQQGVLKPNQTYAQAFTDGTVKTIRPQKILRYEGLTPKPVDEAGPGEIVLIAGLDTFDIGDTISAANNPKHLPRIHIDPPTISMIFTVNTSPLAGKYGGKFMTGNQLQERLERAHMADPALLVEKVDGASTFKVSGRGILHLTILVENMRRELYEFTIGSPQVIFHNDENGKLLEPVEDFKVEVPSEFSGACIQEIQQRKGEMVNMVTDDNDRVSLEFIVPSRGLIGIRPKLLSLSKGYAVTQSFFKEYQPYKGEIPTRINGVLIAKEPGEAASYALSNLEDRGYLIIGPGAEVYPGMIVGEHNRDVDITVNVTKGKHLTNMRSKSADDMIQLTPYRRMTLEECVTFINEDECIEVTPEVLRLRKTELDPIRRKQLSKRPAEDDD; this comes from the coding sequence ATGGATCAATCGAAAATCAGAAACGTCGCCATTATCGCCCACGTTGACCACGGTAAAACCACCCTCGTCGATCAGCTTCTCAAGCAGTGCGGAACCTTCCACGAAGGCGAAGAAGTCAACGAACGCGTGATGGACAGCGACAACCTGGAACGGGAACGCGGCATTACCATTCTCTCCAAGAACACCAGCGTCATGTACAAGGGCTACCGCGTGAACATCGTGGATACCCCGGGGCACGCCGACTTCGGCGGCCAGGTGGAACGCGTTCTCGGTACGGTGGACGGTGTGTTGCTGGTTGTGGACGCTTTTGAAGGCCCCATGGCCCAGACCCGATTCGTGACCCAGAAGGCCCTCGAACTGGGGCTTATCCCTATCGTGGTGGTAAACAAGATCGACCGCGACGGCTGTAACCCCCACGGCGCCCTCGACAAGGTGTTCGACCTCTTCTGCGAACTGGACGCCAACGAAGAACAGCTGGACTTCGACAAGGTGTTCGGCTCCGGCCGCAAGGGCATCTGCAAGGCCGAGATGGAAGACCCGGACGGCGACTTCAGCATCCTCATGGACAAGATTATCGAGCGCATTCCGGCCCCGAAGGGCGACCCCACCGCCGAACCGCTCCTGCAGATTGCATCCCTCGAATACTCCACCTTCCTCGGCCGCTTGGCCGTGGGCCGTGTGCAGCAGGGCGTGCTCAAGCCGAACCAGACCTACGCACAGGCCTTTACCGACGGCACCGTGAAGACCATCCGCCCCCAGAAGATCCTGCGCTACGAGGGCCTCACCCCGAAGCCGGTGGACGAAGCAGGTCCGGGCGAAATCGTGCTCATTGCTGGGCTTGACACCTTCGACATCGGCGATACCATCAGCGCCGCGAACAATCCGAAGCACCTGCCCCGCATCCATATCGACCCGCCCACCATCTCCATGATTTTCACCGTGAACACTTCGCCTCTCGCAGGCAAGTACGGCGGCAAGTTCATGACGGGTAACCAGCTTCAGGAACGCCTGGAACGTGCCCACATGGCAGACCCCGCCCTCCTCGTCGAAAAGGTGGACGGCGCCTCTACCTTCAAGGTTTCGGGCCGTGGCATTCTGCACCTCACCATCCTCGTGGAAAACATGCGTCGTGAACTGTACGAATTCACCATCGGATCCCCCCAGGTGATTTTCCACAACGACGAAAACGGCAAGCTCCTGGAACCGGTGGAAGACTTCAAGGTGGAAGTGCCCAGCGAATTCAGCGGCGCCTGCATCCAGGAAATCCAGCAGCGCAAGGGCGAAATGGTGAACATGGTCACCGACGACAACGACCGCGTGTCCCTGGAATTCATCGTTCCTTCCCGCGGCCTTATCGGTATCCGCCCGAAGCTCCTCTCGCTCTCGAAGGGTTACGCCGTGACCCAGTCCTTCTTCAAGGAATACCAGCCCTACAAGGGCGAAATCCCCACCCGCATCAACGGCGTGCTCATTGCAAAGGAACCGGGCGAAGCCGCCAGCTACGCCCTTTCCAACCTGGAAGACCGCGGCTACCTCATCATCGGACCGGGCGCCGAAGTTTATCCGGGCATGATCGTGGGCGAACACAACCGCGACGTGGACATTACCGTGAACGTCACCAAGGGCAAGCACCTTACCAACATGCGCTCCAAGTCCGCTGACGACATGATCCAGCTAACTCCTTACCGCCGCATGACCCTGGAAGAATGCGTCACCTTCATCAACGAAGACGAATGCATCGAAGTCACGCCCGAAGTACTCCGCCTCCGCAAGACCGAGCTGGACCCCATCCGCCGCAAGCAGCTGTCGAAGAGACCTGCTGAAGACGATGACTAA
- the dnaA gene encoding chromosomal replication initiator protein DnaA — translation MAIEWERSLNYLRGMLSDSVFKTYFAQTKLISQTTGHATISIPPGLDTSVYSAYKELIRLAWKETNHDDVAMEFEFQPQEVIPQATKNENESFKDFIKPSVPLSSSYRFENFVPGDKAQLAFNAALAVARNPNGSQYNPLFIYGSSGLGKTHLLQAIGNYILEENPAKRVCYLTSEDFSQQYMKSLREGRVTEMSDFYRNEVDILLIDDIQNWTGKYETQNEFFLIFNALHQAGKQIVLTSDAPAAEVKNLSDRLVSRFAWGLTVDIQPPEVETREAILHKKAEERHLEISDEVLHYLAENIASNVRCLESAIIKLTLQSSLLNHDIDMSIAQRVVTEIAPTLRRRVSLDSVLHTVSAHYEVPEAKLVESGRGTKEVSKARQVAMYLMRELSPISLQSIGSRFGGKDHSTVVHAINSVKKEMASDPSFARLIESLKNSIHD, via the coding sequence ATGGCAATTGAATGGGAAAGAAGTTTGAACTACCTCCGCGGAATGCTTTCTGATTCCGTGTTCAAAACCTATTTTGCTCAGACCAAGCTGATCAGCCAGACCACGGGACACGCCACCATCTCTATCCCTCCCGGATTGGACACGTCGGTCTATTCCGCCTACAAGGAACTTATCCGTCTCGCCTGGAAAGAAACTAACCACGACGACGTGGCCATGGAGTTCGAGTTCCAGCCTCAAGAGGTTATTCCCCAGGCCACCAAGAACGAAAACGAATCCTTCAAGGATTTCATCAAGCCTAGCGTTCCCCTTTCCAGCAGCTACCGTTTTGAAAACTTTGTGCCCGGCGACAAGGCGCAGCTGGCCTTCAACGCAGCCCTTGCCGTTGCAAGGAACCCCAACGGTTCCCAGTACAACCCGCTGTTTATCTACGGTTCCTCGGGTCTGGGCAAGACCCACCTGTTGCAGGCCATCGGTAACTACATCTTGGAAGAAAATCCGGCAAAGCGGGTCTGCTACCTGACTTCCGAAGATTTCTCCCAGCAGTACATGAAGAGCCTCCGCGAAGGCCGGGTCACCGAGATGAGCGATTTCTACCGCAACGAAGTAGATATCCTGCTCATCGACGACATCCAGAACTGGACCGGTAAGTACGAGACACAAAACGAATTCTTCTTGATATTCAACGCGCTGCACCAGGCCGGCAAGCAAATCGTGCTGACCTCCGACGCCCCCGCCGCCGAAGTCAAGAACCTGTCCGACCGTCTGGTGAGCCGTTTCGCCTGGGGCCTTACCGTTGACATCCAGCCCCCCGAGGTGGAAACCCGCGAAGCCATCCTCCACAAGAAGGCCGAAGAGCGGCACTTGGAAATCAGCGACGAAGTTTTACATTATTTGGCAGAAAACATCGCAAGCAACGTCCGCTGCCTGGAAAGTGCCATCATCAAGCTGACGCTCCAGTCCAGCCTGCTGAACCACGATATCGACATGAGCATCGCCCAACGGGTGGTGACCGAAATCGCCCCCACGCTCCGTCGTCGCGTGAGCCTGGACTCCGTACTCCATACGGTGTCTGCCCACTACGAAGTTCCCGAGGCCAAACTGGTGGAATCCGGACGCGGCACCAAGGAAGTTTCCAAAGCCCGCCAGGTGGCCATGTACCTGATGCGTGAACTCTCCCCCATCAGCCTCCAGAGCATCGGTTCCCGCTTTGGCGGAAAGGACCACTCCACCGTGGTTCACGCCATCAATTCCGTAAAAAAGGAAATGGCCTCCGACCCGAGCTTTGCCCGCCTTATCGAAAGCCTCAAGAATTCCATACACGACTAA
- a CDS encoding squalene/phytoene synthase family protein, producing MSNILDSIGVGENVLDGRAAWKYAEDILLKVSRTFALNINVLKGRLHKSILLAYLYLRIADTVEDDPEMTASRKNIVLGLFSAIFKTPALSDDAVSAFEKALPDSWHKSDHPYMDLCLHTHVVVPLLKKMPERYAAPVRAVTVEMCQGMAKFALRQEAALSSGWFTLERVEDLDEYCYYVAGIVGKLLTNLFAADTKLIGPARKAELQKLDVSFGLALQVANIVKDCVEDSSRRVCFVPEEICRRHGFKHSYEMFGPPMGDMEDYNKRRAAVMEELVKKAWSHLDDAIAYTKLLPNVKMRTRLFCLWPLFMAAENMKIIGDGSSIFASDQKVKITRETVKRIIKQTMMHFYSDKWIDKSYAKLKKEAGI from the coding sequence ATGTCTAACATATTGGATTCCATTGGTGTAGGGGAGAACGTCCTGGACGGACGGGCGGCTTGGAAATACGCCGAAGATATTTTGCTGAAGGTTTCTAGGACGTTTGCCTTGAATATCAATGTGCTCAAGGGACGCCTGCACAAGAGCATTTTGCTTGCCTACCTTTACCTGCGCATCGCCGATACCGTAGAAGACGACCCGGAGATGACGGCGTCCCGCAAGAACATTGTGCTTGGGCTTTTTTCCGCCATCTTCAAGACACCAGCCCTTTCTGACGATGCTGTGTCCGCCTTTGAGAAGGCTTTGCCCGACAGCTGGCATAAATCGGATCACCCCTACATGGACCTGTGCCTCCATACTCATGTGGTAGTGCCCCTGCTGAAAAAAATGCCCGAACGCTACGCTGCTCCGGTGCGGGCGGTGACGGTGGAAATGTGCCAGGGCATGGCGAAGTTTGCCCTTAGGCAAGAGGCTGCCCTCAGCTCCGGTTGGTTTACGCTGGAGCGTGTGGAAGATCTTGACGAATACTGCTACTACGTGGCGGGAATCGTTGGAAAACTGCTCACCAACCTTTTTGCTGCCGATACAAAACTGATAGGCCCTGCCCGCAAGGCGGAACTGCAAAAGCTGGATGTGAGTTTTGGCCTTGCGCTCCAGGTGGCAAACATCGTGAAGGACTGCGTGGAAGATTCTTCCCGACGGGTGTGCTTTGTGCCCGAAGAAATTTGCCGCCGTCACGGATTCAAGCATTCTTACGAGATGTTCGGGCCGCCTATGGGAGACATGGAAGATTACAACAAGCGCCGTGCCGCCGTGATGGAAGAACTGGTGAAAAAGGCCTGGAGTCATTTGGACGACGCCATCGCCTATACCAAGCTGTTGCCCAATGTGAAAATGCGGACCCGCCTATTTTGCCTGTGGCCCTTGTTCATGGCTGCCGAGAACATGAAGATTATCGGCGACGGCTCCAGTATTTTTGCCTCGGACCAGAAGGTGAAAATCACCCGTGAAACGGTGAAGCGGATTATCAAGCAGACCATGATGCATTTCTATTCGGATAAGTGGATAGACAAGAGTTATGCGAAATTGAAGAAGGAAGCTGGAATTTGA